tttatttttacttttcacTCCGACGCAAGTTGGCGAAGTTGAAAGATAATTCACCTTGTAGCTTGAAATTATAAAGTCGAGCTTCATCAGGTGCAAAATGCTAAGGATCGAGTTATAAGTACGTGTACGTTAGTATTTGAATTGACGAGTAATAGTGTATTTTTCGTACGTATGTATGTAGGGGTGTTAGTGGGGTGGGTTTTATGGGAGACCTGCCCCGCATCCGCctcaagtaggcggggatggaagGAGGTTTGGTTGGTGATGGGGCTGGGACAGGGATAGGTATAAAAATCATACCCGCCATgagtgatggggcgggtgtggattttgtgttggacCTGCCCCATCCCCGCctgccccgccccatccccacccgCCCCACTTGATACTCGTAAACCCTACTCGGGCATTTCCTACgtgaattaaaaatataaagaagATAAAAGTTGGACAATTTTTTTATGCGTTTGGATCTATTTGTAATATGTGGTAAAATGAATTAAGGCGAGactttaattttgtttgtttgaatttttgttATGAAAGTTTATTTTTTCTATAATGTTTACTAAATAAGAAAAACTAGGTGGGTATTGACGCGGAtatggggcggggatgagacGGGGATGGATATCCATGCGGGTGGTGGGGAGGGGATGGATTTTGGTTTGTACCCGttgggcggggatggggatggattttgtacccgccatgggtgatagGGCGGAAGAAAAACTAGGTGGGTATTGACGCGAATATGGGGCAGGGATGGATACCTAGGCAGGTGGTGGGGTGGGGATGAGGATGGATTttatacccgccatgggtgatggggaaGAGATGGAGATGGAAATTTTAGGTAAGGttggggatggagggacctaaATCCACATCCGCCCgtcccgccccattgacatcacAAAGTTGTACTTAATAgaatgaattttaaatttacaaTTATAAGGATGATGTATCTGCCCTACAAGCTCTAGCTTGTTGCATGCATCAGCGCATCACTCCAAGTCACAGAAATGAAATGATAATCGTTGTCCCAGTAGTTGTCAATGATATTCTAGTTCATGGCTAACAAGAAATTACTTAGAGAACACACAAAGTCGACAAGGAACCAACCCGAACACAACTCATTTATATTAATTTGCCAATTTAGGTAATTATCTTACATTTGCATAGTGTTGATTAATTTTCTGAGCCACACGGACACGAACACGGTCTGACACAGCACATTTTCCAGCTCTAAGTTGTAACAACAATAAAGAAGAAACAAGTATGAAGTAGAAGGACGTACAAAGTGCGAGTTCACCTCATAGACTCGTAGTAGAGTTGTGTTGAGCCCAAAGAAAGTGAAGAAGAGCAAAGTCACAAGCGATCTCCTGAAGCATTTGCCATCATCAAATCTGCTGTACTGAGTTGCAGGCTACAAGAGACAGGAGGGGGAACAGTGAAAAGATAACAACTCATTATTCTTCTTCATACAAGTATATCAATAGAAACCAAGCAAATCTGAACTAGTCATTCCCCTTCAAAACTGCTAGGGTATAACAGGAACCCTGCTGGAAGACTGGTAATAAATATACTTCCTATATACAACAATTCAGAAGCAAAATTTGATGGCGATGCCTACATACATGAATAAATAGAAATTATATCCTGTCAAAAAAAAGTACAAAATCCATGGGGTTATATACATAGGGCATGCCACAACATCAATCTCTTTACTCAAAAACTTTCTTTTACCAAAACTCTGTCGTCCGCTTTAGATTTGGTAGGTCCCCATACGCGGATGGTGTGATCATCACTTGCAGAAGCCAACATGTGAGGATTTCGAGGGTTCCAGCTTACACTGTTTACAGTCATTGAATGCCCAGATAAAATTGCGATTGGTTCAGATTTCTGGCGTTTCCATATGTAGACCTGTCAATCACAAATACACATTTAGCTTGATTCTTCTCTTCGACTCTTCAGTTTTCACAGAAAATATAATATGGACCTAGATTGCTTTAAATTTAACTGCCAAGTAGACCATGAACAGCGTTGAGAGTACAGACTTAGAAAAGATAGGGGAAACCGGGGAAGTCTGAATGTGCATGAAAGTTCTAATAAACCAGTTACCGGAGCTCCGGTAACTCAGAAAAATAGATTTTTAATGGCCAGAAAGTTCTACCTTTGAAGATTTTTGAAAACACGAAATGACCTTTTCTCTAAAATCTCTTTATAGCCAAACAAGCTTTATTTACATCTCttttaaaaataaacaaaaaaaaaaagtatctaAAGGCGATTTTTGATTCATTGCTATACCTTTCTTATCCACAAGAACGAATCCAGACAAGTCATTATATTGGGTACTACAAGGATAATAATAGAAGCAAAAAGTCTAAAAAAGTCTAAAAAATCCAATCTTGAGGGGCAAAATATGAAAGAATGCTTATATCACATACTCCAATGATGGGGTAGGGGAGAGAAATAAGAGCGCACAGGGGCCAGGAAAAGAATGCAATACCTCTGAATTCTCGCTACCACTGGCAATAAATGAACTGTTGAAACCACCAAAGCAGGACCTTATCACATACTTGTTCTGGCTGTGTCCTGTATACTTCAACGGTTTCTTCCATTTCCCATCTACATCCCACAAGTGGATCTCTTGACTATTCAGGTTAACAATGAAAAACTTGCCATCTGCTGAAACTGAAAGTGAGGTGATTGGATGCTCTTCCGATATTACATGCTCAGAACTTGTTACCACATTCAGTATCCGGATATCCTTGTCCGAGAAAACACTAATGAGATGATCGCCATCTGAGGTCACTGCAAGATCTAGCACCTTGGGCATCCTCGCTCCTCGCCAAACCCTCAACTCGTTTCCCTCACAGTCCCACATGCAGATACCCTTTTCGGGATCAGAACTTCCACAAACAAGCCTTTTTGAGTCAGGAAACCATGCGCATGAGCTTACTATGAAGCCAGGATCACCAAATGAGCGCTTACACGTACCAGTTTCTACATCCCATAGCTTAACAACTTCTACATTGCCACATGTAAGTAACATAGTGTCATCTGGGCTCCATGCTACAAAAGAGACTGCCTTTTGGTGGCTCTGCAATGCATGTTTTACACTGAATTTACCGTCATCAGCCACCTACAAAAGAATTTCTCAACTAGTTGTTAATTATATAAATTTACCCAGAAATTAAGAATTCCCTTACAAGcaggaaaaaaaaagttgtgtgTATCAGGTGAGGCTGCATTGCATCTTCCTCTCACTAATAGTTAGAAGAAGCATGCCCTAGCGTCAACTGATAGTAGTTCATCAGGGTTCACTTGGAAAGTCTCAGATCTATGCATGGAAAGAAATCAAAATAAAGAAACTTCAATTTTACCATCTAATCATATATTAGACGTAATGAAGTAACAAAATGAAAGCACAATACCTTCCATATAATAGCAGTACAGTCACTTGATGATGAAGCCAAATATTGCCCATTATAAGAAAATTGCACAAACCATACTTCATTCTTGTGGGCAGTAAGAATCTGCAAAATCATTTTAAATGATTCACTAATTATTATGTAAGAACTGACAAAAACAACAGATAGATATACTTCCATATTTTTGGCATATGATTCACAAGTATATCACAGTGATACTTAATGCGCTATCAGCTCCTCAACCAAAGACCATTAAATACAAACCTCTAGCACTCTAAATTTGGAAAGTCTTGCCACATTAGCAACCCATGACAATTCAGATGAAGAGAAGGTCTTGGAGATGAAAGTGTTAGAACATACTTGTAGAAGCTAGCTGCTGATTGGCAACACGTGATCATAAAGCTTCCAAGCATAGGTTCTGTggtcaaatttatttatttttttattatatgtGGTCAAATTTTAGGACataccaaaagaaaaaatagagagCAAGACATATTTCTAATGCTGCGGGGGAAGTACTAATATCTAAAGGAAGCAGCACTTAAATCTGTGCCAAATGTATCTGGACAAGTTCCTATACTTCTTAAAATACCTTTTTCAGATAATATAGTACCCGAAATTCAATTCAGAGCTACAATCTGGGAATAGATAAATTCATCCATGTCTTCTATTTAACATTTTAACCTAAGTTTTCCACTGGCAACAATTCCACAGCAATGCAACTAGCTCTTCAGTTGTTTCTCGACAATATTTTCATGAAAGTAACTTAATACCAAGAGTGTCAaacaattataaaaattaaagctCAGAGTAAAACATGAACGCATCTCTCAACTACTATGATCTTCAGAAGGCTCCAAAGTAGATTTTAAATAAAAGTAGCGTCATGTATTGACATGCATACAAACCTAAACCTTAAGTTGAATCATGTTAGCACCAGAGTTGGTTTACCACCAAACTTCCAAGTCACCTAAAATAACTTATGAATGAAAGAAAATACCCCGTGAAACATAGAGAAAAATTAGCTTTAGCTTGTCTCCAAATTATTTGCAGCCAGGCGTTTAGTTGATTTTCAGAAGAAATTCTAATGAGAAGGTCGAGGATACAGGATTAAGCTAAATATTCAGTACATATCCTACGAAATTCTACTAGCATCTCGGTCATAAAGATATTTTTTAGGAACCAGAAAAGTTAAGGCAACTGTTAATCTCGTTAGGGGTGAGGGTTAGTCATTAAAATGCATCAGCTAAATTTTTTCCTATTAGCATTCACAACAAAATACTGTCCGGAATATTAAGCCATTTAACCTACGTGTTAGCATACCTATCACTACCAAGATCGCATTCTTCACAATTGTACCCGTCACACAACCTGTTTCAAGAAAGTATTTCAATCCAGATCTTCTTtagaagaacaaaagaaattcaaAAGCACCAGTCACTTAAGATTTATGACAAACAGAAGGCAGAAGAGCACTTGGTAGATTGACAATAGTCGTAATCTTCATCCATATGTAATAATCAAATGGCACTATTTCCTTTCCAAcagaggttttccaaaccaagAACAATTAATAGCATCACTTCGAATTTTCATTCTCCGAGTTAACAAACAAAGGTTTTTCAAAAGACACCAATACCAGGTTTCATAAATTACAGCTAACAAGTACATGTTCTGAATCCCTATATTAATGACTAAAATCAACACGAAGTTTTAGACAGGTTTAGCAGTTAGCATTGTTTAAAATATTCTTAAGTAGCGCACTCAATAAAAAATTAGAGTTCCCTTTTACATCTTCTTGAGAAGAAAGGTACACCATCCTCTAGCTTCAAAGAGAAATGATGAATATTTAGTAATGGAAGAAACTTTTTGACATTCCATGAGTTTTATTTTGGTTTTTGCACAAAAGGGAGCCAAACAATCAAGGAATTCCTATATTTTTTTACCTAATAAAGAACCGTCTTAGCTTAAAAAATCCTTCTTCCCCAATTCACTGCCTAGAAAGGGGCTTGCAGGGCACAAATGTCAACTTGTAAAAGATCACCCCTATCCTTATGCTGTCAAGTGCCAAGTTAATTTCGCAAGATCGTTATTTTACCACATATTCATTGTATTCTACAATATAGATTCATTATCTCACATGGCAATCGGTTTTCATACTGTTAAGACTTTTCTGAAAGATGGATTGAGTAATACATAAGAccatctaaaattcaatcaaacatTTCACCCATGAGTCACCGATAAGTGGGACATTCTTAAATAATTCCAGTCTCATCTTTACTGAATCACTGCTTCAAAAGGCCATAGTCCTAAAGAAAGAGAGAAAGCTAGGAAACAAAGAAAAGAAGGCAGCATGACATAAAACTGATTACTGATCTTAATTTGACATATTGCACAATAAACGTTGAAGCAACACCACTAAGTAAGAGAATTAATAGTCACCAAACATattaatcaaaacatattaattaattgacaaaTCTATTATCTGTAGCTAACAAACTAGATAGATGATGCTATTTAATGTAGAGGTAACTCAACATTGGATGCATTACTTGACCGCTAGGCACCACCACCAATAATCCATATTTTGGACTCAACAATAGGCCACATTTCTATTTATGTTTGTTCCAAAATAAAGGCCCCACTTTTAAAATTTAGTAAATTCAATTATACTTTGACTTTTCCTTACTACCACTTCTCTGGTGACTTCAAAAGAAATAACAATCTTGCAATGAATATATTGGTAGATGACATCAGTTCCGATTCTACGACATTTGCCCCATTCCCCCTTTCTATGTTGACCTCCCCTTCTTCTCCCCATGCTCTTCTCAGTTCTTGGATTCACTCTACAGCTAAACAAACTCTAAGAAGAAGAAACTAATGAAATATTTCTCTTAAGTAGAATTAATACATGATGAGGACGAATATCTAACTAGGACAAGGAAAATGAGGAGTAAATCTTGCAAGGAATTTATTGGCTTTTCTAATTATTCATTTGCACTAattactttattttttaaagaTTGTTGAGAGATTATGATTAGAAAGTAGTTGCTTGAGAGACTAAAAAAGTCAACCTTGTGTATTAATTAccaagaaaagacaaaaaaaacaaaaacaataatccGGTAGAACTTGTGGGGCTGAAGCTCTCATCTTTATGGATGCAAAATGACTATGAATTTGGTTGTTATTCAGGTGGAGTGCAAAAATGAATGAGGGCCCGGAAGAGGGAGGTCGCTAAAGGAGGGGAAAGTCAGCGGAGTAACGGAAAGGGGAGGTTGCTCGGGCTAGGCATACGACGGCGAGGTTGCTGAAATTGGGGAAGGGGAGAGAAAGGAATTTGAAGAGagctaaaataattaatatcagCCAAAGAAAATAGGACATGTGGCCCTTTAACGGGGATTTGATGAATCTTGTACGTGGTAGCAATGTCTTGTTTTCGGACTTAAAAGGTAATTATtgaagtaaaaaataaaaataaaatatggtaGTTATGAAAAGTAGTTTTTGCAATTTTCctagaattaataatatttttcttaCACACCAAATGAATGGCTTTAAATAGTGATCCTTCTATTCTACAACTCTCATGATGTTTCCATCATAGTTACGCCCGCTCTTAAAAGCAAATCAGACATGTATATATTCTGTCAAAAGCAAGGTTAGCAACTGATATACTTTTTTATTGTATCCTTTCCCTTAATACGTTTCTCcatagaaaattaaaaaaaaaaaaagagagagagagaaaccgCCCACCCCTTGCAGGCTTACAGCTTAAGGCAATACCAAAAACAAACTAATACGCAGTATTCCAGAAGAGTAGCAATAGTATAATTTGTAAATAAGCAAAGTTGATCATCACCTTGTTCATTTTCAAGTTCATTTAGCTCAGCCTAGCTTGAGGCTTGAGCTCATAATAATCAACCTTAAGCTCAGTCAAAATCAAGCCTTGAGCTCGAGAGATTTCTCAAAGACTCAAACCCAGCTTGGTAGTATCATTTATTATTCATTCAAGCTTGTAAGCAAATTTCAATCATCTATATTATTCAACTAACTGAGATAATTTTAAGTCCGTCTGTGAAAGCTACTTGAAACTTATCTTACCTCAAACATGTCCCGACATAAGCCTAccatttaaaataaaaagatggaaaatattttttggAGACCTTAATTTGGATAACTATAAAAGGGCTTTTTTATTCACCGTGAATACAACTAATAAATGAGTTTGAATGAGCACAAATGGAAAGAGACCCACTAAGTTCATATTCAAGCTCGCTTACTAGCTTCATAATTGTTCAAACTGGGttcctttattaaataaacaaacaccAATGACTTTCAGCCATGTAACACATTCTGGCACCAATTTCACAATAAGCATATTGATTCCGCTTCATTGCCCACTCCTATTCAGAAGCAGTACATGGCTCCAAGACATTAATGAAATACTCTTTAGTATACAGCTATGCTTGAgcaaaggaaaatatatataaaataactGCAAATAAATCCTTGATTGTTTTCAACTTTAAAAGAATCTCAAATTTCCAAAGCAAGAATCACTAATAAAAACAGCAGCTAAAACCACACCTGGAGAGTCTCGGTTGGTATTTGATCTCTACCACAGCAATGGTCCTCGTAGATCGAAACTGCACCCGAGAAATTGTGGTACAAACAAGAGTCTATCTGGGAAGCAATATTAGTTTCTACCAAATGCTCCAATCTTCTTTCTGGCAGTGCAATTGGAGAGGGCAACAAATTCTCCAACTCGTCCAACAATCTTTTCCGCGACTCACAAACATTATCATTCGCCTCACTGCCACCCGTTACATTGGTCGAAATCATATCAAAAGCAAGATTATGAACCTTCTCTGTCCCCATCTTTAAGTCAGAAACTCGTTTCTGAAGAAAATCCAACGCGGCTGAATCATCCCCGCGACTCATACACTCCTTGAGATAGTGTTTAATTACAAGAAACAAGGCCGAAGATCGAATCTCATCACTCAATCCTTTAACCCCACTAAGAAACTTAATACATTCATCCCACTTAGAATTCAGAATCTCCGACTCAATAAGTTCGAATTCTTTCGATTTATAAGAAATTCCAGACTCCAACTCTAAACAAGATGCAGATTTTGCAAACCCCAGTGACAGCAGACACtgaataataatcctaacaaaCTCATGCTTCCTTATCAAACCTTTCGGACCGAGTGGCGTAGAACCCGAATCATTACTCTCCATAACCATCGAATTCTTACAAACTTTTCGTCTTTTCGGCGAATTCTCCTTCGTCTTACACTCTAAGATACGGATACCCATTTCCACACCTGGCCATCAGTTTACTAATTCTCCAAAATCAGTTCTACCCAATTGCTTATACTCATTGTTGATGGTCAAACTAATACTACCATACAATTTATAAATACAATTtatcccaaaaaaatcaaacaatcaaaattcaagattttacCCAAGAGAGAGTTAAACAGTGAATAAATTGAGTGATTTACCGAAGACGGGATTCGATTTCTTGAAAACTTTGATCCTCTGATTTGAAGGACGCCCTGTTTTAGATGGGAATTGGAGAAGACGGAAGAAGGTAGATTGTGATTGTTGAGGGAGAAGATATAGAGGATTAGAGGAGATTGACTGAGCATCTGACTAATTTTgcatttggtttttttttttacggaaAATTTGCGTTTATCCATTTACGAAGTAGGGAGTGTGTATATGTAAATACGGAGTAAATAAATACTACGGAGTATCTGCATCCGTACATTCCCGAGGTTGTCTAGACCGCTGGTCACCACCGATAAAATTATCTATTTTAGGGGAGAAATGGTATTTTCATTCAAtgcgttgaaaagtcaaacaaactACAAAGTATGGATAAAAATAGTGTATCGCTTACTATTCGACGTCCGCGTACGCTAAAATCGCCCTCACACTTCACATAAAAAGACAATTTTGCCCTTATATAATTAtatccataataataataatagtaacaataataataataattgaaataataataataataataataataataataataatagtaattgacatattaaaagtaatttttctTGGGAGTTTAAACTATTagaaaattaaatcaatttttttttttgaaaacatacTGCCTTCCAAAAGAGGTGGCCAAAACCATGGTTCAGCCGGTCACAATTGGCGGCGACGACCATGGTTATCTTAGCCATGGTCGCCGCCGACAATAGCCATGGTCGCCGCCGCCAATTGTGGCCGGCTGAACCATGGTTTTGGCGGCCTCTTTTGGGAGGCAGTTGTTcttaatgaaaaaaaaaaattcggcgAATTGCTCTGTTCTTAACACCACTGCTCCCTCCCTCTCTCCTCCGTGGCCACCTTCACGCTGCACCTCTCTTGGCACCTTCACGTT
This Spinacia oleracea cultivar Varoflay chromosome 6, BTI_SOV_V1, whole genome shotgun sequence DNA region includes the following protein-coding sequences:
- the LOC110787566 gene encoding WD repeat-containing protein WDS homolog, whose protein sequence is MGIRILECKTKENSPKRRKVCKNSMVMESNDSGSTPLGPKGLIRKHEFVRIIIQCLLSLGFAKSASCLELESGISYKSKEFELIESEILNSKWDECIKFLSGVKGLSDEIRSSALFLVIKHYLKECMSRGDDSAALDFLQKRVSDLKMGTEKVHNLAFDMISTNVTGGSEANDNVCESRKRLLDELENLLPSPIALPERRLEHLVETNIASQIDSCLYHNFSGAVSIYEDHCCGRDQIPTETLQILTAHKNEVWFVQFSYNGQYLASSSSDCTAIIWKVADDGKFSVKHALQSHQKAVSFVAWSPDDTMLLTCGNVEVVKLWDVETGTCKRSFGDPGFIVSSCAWFPDSKRLVCGSSDPEKGICMWDCEGNELRVWRGARMPKVLDLAVTSDGDHLISVFSDKDIRILNVVTSSEHVISEEHPITSLSVSADGKFFIVNLNSQEIHLWDVDGKWKKPLKYTGHSQNKYVIRSCFGGFNSSFIASGSENSEVYIWKRQKSEPIAILSGHSMTVNSVSWNPRNPHMLASASDDHTIRVWGPTKSKADDRVLVKESF